TGTCACTTTGTGCTTCCCGCAACAGCAAATTGGTTAACCAAAGGGTTAAACAATCAATAAGAATAACCTCATATTCCTGGGCATATTTCTCTACCACCTTGGCCAGATCTATGGTTTCCTCTATGGTAACCCAGGAAGCTGGACGGCGCCGGCGATGTTCTTTCACCCTTTGGGCCATTTCCTCATCATAGACAGCAGCTGTGGCTAGATAAAGTACTCTGTCACCAAGTCCCTGGGCCAGTTTTTCGGCAAAACTGCTTTTACCGCTGCGGGTACCGCCCAATACCAGCGTTAGTTTTCCTTCTTGCATGGTCTTATCTCCTACATTGCATTATCAACAAAAAGCTATTATGATGGTTAATGTATGCGAAATTCTATGGTTCTGGTGGAGGTTCCCATGGCAGCTATACAACGGGTAAAACAATTCTGGTATGCAATAATGTCTCAATTGGGTCCGGCAGAAATTGAATTTGTCCAAAAAATCCTGAGTCCACAGGAACAAACCCTGTTTTTTGCCATGGATAGGCCAACCCAAACCCATTGTTACAGGGTAGCCCAAACCTGCCTGGAGCTGATTGCCAACCAAAAAAATATTAATCAGGAGTTATTGATCAAATCAGCCCTGTTGCACGATATTGGTAAACCGGCCAATTGCATTACCACCCTGGATAAAGTTTTCATTGTCCTGCTTAATGCCCTGGCCCCCTGGATATTTAAGAAAATTCTCCGTTCCTCCAGGCGTGGTCATTTTATCCAGGCTTGTAAACATCATGTCAATCATGCTGCTCAAGGAGCAGCCTTAGCTGAAAAAGCTCATTTGCCCGGGCCAATGGTTGCTTTAATTAAAAACCATCATCATCCACCCAGGCCCGAGGACCCACCGGAACTAGTCCTTCTGAGGCAAGCAGACGAGTTAAATTAAACTGCCCCTCGGTTTCAATATTATAGCATAGTCCTTCGGGATATTTTGAAGAATTTGGGCTACAAACAAAAACACCGCCCAAGGCGGTATGGCTTATACTCCAGAAGTAAGGTTTGCCAACTGATTTTGTAGTTCTACAATCCTTCTGTTTTGATTCAGCAGAGACTTGGCATAACGATAATTATCTTTGTGCAATTTACGATTCTCTTTTTCTAATTTCGAAACAAAACCACTTTTATCTTTTTCAATCTTCTCAATCAAATTCATTAATACCCGGCGACTTAATCGTAATTGCTCCACTTTTTCTTCCAGCTCCTGGATACGTCTTTGCAGATATTGAATATCCGCACTACCGTTCAAACTTCACCACCCCTTAGCTTCTGCTTATCAGTAGTATATGCTTAAGAGACGGGAAGTAGACATTTAACTAACTAAAGGAAAAGGAATCAGTAACTCTG
This region of Desulforamulus ferrireducens genomic DNA includes:
- the cobU gene encoding bifunctional adenosylcobinamide kinase/adenosylcobinamide-phosphate guanylyltransferase, which produces MQEGKLTLVLGGTRSGKSSFAEKLAQGLGDRVLYLATAAVYDEEMAQRVKEHRRRRPASWVTIEETIDLAKVVEKYAQEYEVILIDCLTLWLTNLLLREAQSDMGSVKEAFILQEVEKVAELCQNTAANVIIVSNEVGLGIVPDTPMGRQFRDLAGAANQIMARYAKAVYLVIAGLPVELKALALPMK
- a CDS encoding HDIG domain-containing metalloprotein — protein: MAAIQRVKQFWYAIMSQLGPAEIEFVQKILSPQEQTLFFAMDRPTQTHCYRVAQTCLELIANQKNINQELLIKSALLHDIGKPANCITTLDKVFIVLLNALAPWIFKKILRSSRRGHFIQACKHHVNHAAQGAALAEKAHLPGPMVALIKNHHHPPRPEDPPELVLLRQADELN
- a CDS encoding translation initiation factor 2, which encodes MNGSADIQYLQRRIQELEEKVEQLRLSRRVLMNLIEKIEKDKSGFVSKLEKENRKLHKDNYRYAKSLLNQNRRIVELQNQLANLTSGV